A single window of Dysgonomonadaceae bacterium PH5-43 DNA harbors:
- a CDS encoding thiol-disulfide isomerase/thioredoxin (product_source=COG0526; cath_funfam=3.40.30.10; cleavage_site_network=SignalP-noTM; cog=COG0526; pfam=PF13905; superfamily=52833,55136), translating into MNKLYLSLLILCLFWSACVKTDKTSSEENSTDFNKLDSIVVKALVIPEKGFMKTLNKCDDRDAFFYSDSSYTFINEGAYIEVQETSFSDAFYCRLSAKYWLRNGNKYNITDFIPQPLIKSENADITTDAEAMFFKELIETVYANLEYKKDEEYGVRAILLTVPEKTDPDYEEYLSHEKQKAAAKRFYEEEIFHLKYKETYDKQLKFLEERKETVSPEFYELCKSFFFCDYIFSLTRCYLSYKTEDLKEQLKEQLLAAKADFQNDKLVFSPRYRVKATLYNVFFAIGEYFDPSNVENMAKCYDAAKEHFSGKTREFLMFYWAKKFIKQENIALAKQYLEEASDEDYKAYIATKLQLLEINQAIDNGELPSDILMSMNDSQITLADMFNEYKGKYIYLDFWASWCGPCRSLMPKSHELKAKYKDDVRFVYVSIDKDAPAWKMAVKQENLSPEDSYLISDKSEFIKNKQVKTIPRYMIIDREGKIINDNAFRPDDPEFDEKMSKIIKKVKN; encoded by the coding sequence ATGAACAAACTTTATTTATCATTACTAATCCTTTGTCTGTTTTGGAGTGCTTGTGTAAAAACAGATAAGACATCTTCGGAAGAAAATAGCACTGACTTTAACAAGTTGGATTCTATAGTAGTAAAAGCACTTGTTATTCCTGAAAAAGGATTTATGAAAACTCTTAATAAATGCGATGACAGAGATGCTTTTTTTTATTCCGATTCATCTTATACTTTCATTAACGAAGGAGCGTACATAGAAGTACAAGAAACTTCTTTTTCCGATGCTTTCTACTGTCGTCTCTCTGCTAAATATTGGCTGAGGAATGGTAATAAATACAACATTACAGATTTTATACCGCAACCTCTCATAAAGAGTGAAAATGCAGATATAACGACAGATGCAGAGGCTATGTTTTTCAAAGAGCTTATTGAAACCGTTTATGCCAATTTGGAGTATAAAAAGGATGAAGAATATGGAGTACGAGCAATACTACTTACAGTTCCAGAAAAAACAGATCCTGATTATGAAGAGTATCTTAGTCACGAGAAACAAAAAGCGGCAGCTAAAAGATTTTATGAAGAAGAGATATTTCACTTAAAATATAAAGAAACTTACGACAAGCAATTAAAGTTCTTGGAAGAAAGAAAAGAAACGGTATCTCCAGAGTTTTACGAACTATGTAAAAGCTTTTTCTTTTGCGATTATATATTTTCTTTAACACGTTGTTATCTAAGTTACAAGACTGAAGATTTGAAAGAACAACTAAAGGAACAATTATTGGCTGCAAAAGCAGATTTTCAGAATGATAAATTAGTGTTTTCGCCTCGTTACCGTGTCAAAGCAACTTTGTATAATGTTTTCTTTGCTATTGGAGAATATTTCGACCCAAGCAATGTGGAAAATATGGCAAAATGTTACGATGCGGCAAAAGAACACTTTTCAGGAAAAACAAGAGAATTCCTTATGTTTTATTGGGCTAAGAAATTTATAAAACAAGAAAATATCGCACTTGCCAAGCAATATTTAGAAGAGGCATCAGATGAAGACTACAAAGCATATATAGCCACAAAATTACAATTATTAGAAATTAATCAGGCTATTGATAATGGCGAACTACCATCAGATATTCTTATGAGTATGAACGACTCACAGATAACTCTTGCTGATATGTTCAACGAGTATAAAGGTAAGTATATTTATCTTGATTTCTGGGCAAGTTGGTGTGGACCCTGTAGATCATTAATGCCGAAATCGCACGAACTAAAAGCGAAGTATAAAGATGATGTTCGTTTTGTTTATGTCTCTATAGATAAAGATGCTCCGGCATGGAAAATGGCTGTAAAGCAAGAAAACTTATCACCAGAAGATTCTTATTTAATTTCAGACAAATCGGAGTTTATCAAGAATAAACAAGTGAAAACCATCCCTCGCTATATGATTATCGACCGAGAAGGAAAGATTATTAATGATAATGCTTTCCGTCCTGACGACCCAGAGTTTGACGAGAAGATGAGTAAGATAATAAAAAAAGTGAAGAACTAA
- a CDS encoding thiol-disulfide isomerase/thioredoxin (product_source=COG0526; cath_funfam=3.40.30.10; cleavage_site_network=SignalP-noTM; cog=COG0526; pfam=PF13905; superfamily=109635,52833): protein MNKIYLSLLILCLLGSACVKTDKTSSEENSTDFNKLDSIVVKALVIPENGILKTLNKCYDQETFYYSDSSYVFINEGAYIEIQEDLFSTAYYKRISARYWLRNSNKYNVANFVPQPLIKSENADLQTDAEAMFFKELIETVYADLEYKKNEEYNGVCLISFATPDKTDSDYEEWLIHEKQQAAVKRFFEEEIFHLKCKETYDKQLKFLEERKETVSSEFYELCKSFFFCDYISSLTDCYQSYKTEDLKEQLKEQLLAAKADFQNDKLIFSPHYRAKTIIYNAVLANVERSNREDVEGLRKQYNASKENFTGKTREFLMFYFTKELIKTENIALAKQYLEEASDEDYKAYIAAKLQLLEMNQAIDNGELPSDILMGMNDSQITLTDMFNEYKGKYIYLDFWASWCGPCRALMPKSHELKAKYKDDVHFVYISTDKDAPAWKMAVKQENLSPEDSYLISDKSEFIKNKQVKTIPRYMIIDREGKIINDNAFRPDDPEFDEKMMRIIKNVKD from the coding sequence ATGAACAAAATTTATTTATCATTACTAATCCTTTGTCTGTTGGGGAGTGCCTGTGTAAAAACAGATAAGACATCTTCGGAAGAAAATAGCACAGACTTTAACAAGTTAGATTCTATTGTTGTGAAAGCTCTTGTTATCCCTGAAAATGGTATTCTGAAAACTTTAAATAAATGCTATGATCAGGAGACTTTTTATTATTCCGATTCATCTTATGTTTTTATTAACGAAGGTGCATATATAGAAATACAAGAAGATTTGTTTTCTACTGCTTATTACAAGCGCATTTCTGCTCGATATTGGCTTAGAAATAGCAATAAATACAATGTTGCAAACTTTGTACCACAACCTCTTATAAAGAGCGAGAATGCAGACCTCCAAACGGATGCAGAAGCTATGTTTTTCAAAGAACTTATAGAGACTGTTTATGCCGATTTGGAATATAAAAAGAATGAAGAGTATAATGGAGTTTGTTTAATATCGTTTGCTACACCAGATAAAACAGATTCTGATTATGAAGAGTGGCTTATTCATGAGAAACAACAAGCGGCAGTTAAAAGATTTTTTGAAGAAGAAATTTTTCACTTGAAATGCAAAGAAACTTACGACAAACAATTAAAGTTTTTGGAGGAAAGAAAAGAAACGGTATCGTCAGAGTTTTACGAACTATGTAAAAGCTTTTTCTTTTGCGATTATATATCTTCTTTAACAGATTGTTATCAAAGCTACAAGACTGAAGATTTGAAAGAGCAATTGAAGGAACAATTATTGGCTGCAAAAGCAGATTTTCAGAATGACAAATTAATATTTTCTCCTCATTATCGTGCTAAGACAATTATATATAATGCTGTTTTAGCAAATGTAGAGCGTTCAAATAGAGAAGATGTGGAAGGTTTGAGAAAACAATATAATGCATCAAAGGAAAACTTCACTGGCAAGACAAGAGAGTTTCTTATGTTTTATTTTACAAAGGAACTTATAAAAACAGAAAACATCGCACTTGCCAAGCAATATTTAGAAGAGGCATCAGATGAAGATTACAAAGCATACATAGCCGCTAAATTACAATTATTAGAAATGAATCAGGCTATCGACAATGGCGAACTACCATCAGATATTCTTATGGGTATGAACGACTCACAGATAACCTTAACTGATATGTTCAACGAGTATAAAGGTAAGTATATCTATCTTGATTTCTGGGCAAGTTGGTGTGGTCCTTGTAGAGCATTAATGCCAAAGTCTCACGAACTAAAAGCAAAGTATAAAGATGATGTTCATTTTGTTTATATCTCTACAGATAAAGATGCTCCGGCATGGAAAATGGCTGTAAAGCAAGAAAACTTATCACCCGAAGATTCTTATTTAATTTCAGACAAATCGGAGTTTATCAAGAATAAACAAGTGAAAACCATCCCTCGCTATATGATTATCGACCGAGAAGGAAAGATTATTAATGATAATGCTTTCCGTCCTGACGACCCAGAGTTTGACGAGAAGATGATGAGGATAATAAAAAACGTGAAGGACTAA
- a CDS encoding hypothetical protein (product_source=Hypo-rule applied) — MIISILLANPGGIGDVAMFVCGINPCRVGMEWGYCKQ, encoded by the coding sequence ATGATTATTTCTATCCTTCTTGCCAATCCTGGAGGGATTGGTGATGTTGCGATGTTTGTTTGCGGTATCAACCCTTGTAGGGTTGGTATGGAATGGGGGTATTGTAAGCAATAA
- a CDS encoding hypothetical protein (product_source=Hypo-rule applied; transmembrane_helix_parts=Inside_1_12,TMhelix_13_30,Outside_31_200) produces METYTKCLRPVRITTNIFVLLVVSYVFFIACSSDTKIETEERCCDEMINKSLLEHKIKNETLKEFIARYDSLYNEGEKGIVVWCEMSNYTTRYTIGYYDPSTLPTAPMIKCEPINGREIIIVFCDFMSDIELVADKALEFSREAVSEKAYKEFKKIVTANKKSDYEEHIISINDKISLTLNFDKDNNLIRVDTLGLWHNE; encoded by the coding sequence ATGGAGACTTATACCAAATGTTTGCGCCCAGTGAGGATAACTACAAATATATTCGTTCTATTAGTCGTTAGTTATGTGTTTTTTATTGCGTGTTCATCAGATACTAAGATTGAAACTGAGGAAAGATGTTGCGATGAAATGATAAACAAATCTTTATTGGAGCACAAAATAAAAAATGAAACTCTCAAAGAGTTTATTGCTCGATATGATAGTTTATATAACGAAGGGGAGAAAGGAATAGTGGTGTGGTGTGAAATGTCTAACTACACTACAAGGTACACTATTGGATATTACGATCCATCCACTCTGCCTACGGCTCCTATGATAAAATGTGAGCCTATCAATGGTCGAGAAATTATAATTGTTTTCTGTGACTTTATGAGTGATATTGAATTAGTAGCAGATAAAGCCTTGGAGTTCAGTAGAGAAGCTGTATCAGAAAAAGCTTATAAGGAGTTTAAGAAGATTGTTACAGCTAATAAAAAATCTGACTACGAAGAACATATAATATCGATAAATGACAAAATAAGTCTTACTCTTAATTTCGATAAAGATAATAATCTAATTCGTGTAGATACTTTGGGGCTTTGGCATAACGAGTAA
- a CDS encoding hypothetical protein (product_source=Hypo-rule applied; superfamily=50978), whose product MRRKIFLLSVALHFTMLIQSQQIFTDISKYDLKKIENHAIKEHRKLLETDKKRNLTAVVYYAIRISNSFSPEHRTVDDFLSSISLFDKYRCYVYDDSISTLSITVEKPLSLLLIPTHITKMYIECITALNPDYIFECMNSFIDSSMFFCYKDGCVTVVHLDDGDNIVSYPLSELKIWKWNTGTRTKRYQFGLIYNQKNLLKVRSNGIDFAFKFYYLQREIYYNRHGTDTIKKLVTT is encoded by the coding sequence ATGAGAAGAAAAATATTTTTATTATCAGTAGCATTGCATTTTACAATGTTAATACAGTCGCAACAAATATTTACAGATATAAGTAAATATGACTTGAAAAAGATAGAAAATCATGCAATAAAAGAACATCGCAAATTGTTGGAGACAGATAAGAAGCGAAATCTTACGGCGGTGGTTTATTATGCAATAAGAATATCTAATTCTTTTTCTCCTGAACATAGAACAGTTGATGATTTTCTTAGCAGTATATCATTGTTTGATAAATACAGGTGTTATGTCTATGATGATTCCATCAGTACATTATCGATTACTGTAGAGAAACCGTTATCATTGTTATTGATACCAACGCATATAACTAAGATGTATATTGAATGTATAACAGCATTAAATCCTGATTATATATTTGAATGTATGAATAGTTTTATAGATAGTTCTATGTTTTTTTGCTATAAGGACGGTTGTGTTACGGTTGTTCATTTAGATGATGGTGATAATATAGTTTCCTATCCTTTATCTGAATTGAAAATTTGGAAATGGAATACCGGAACAAGAACGAAACGCTATCAATTTGGTTTGATTTACAATCAGAAAAACCTTTTAAAGGTCAGAAGTAACGGTATTGACTTTGCCTTCAAATTTTATTACTTGCAAAGAGAAATCTATTATAACCGACATGGTACGGATACAATTAAAAAATTAGTAACAACCTAA
- a CDS encoding hypothetical protein (product_source=Hypo-rule applied) produces MSTVAFTMSIDTYPEYESFMAYEFRSEKMNNKIKLKVIECTYHSFT; encoded by the coding sequence ATGTCAACAGTAGCATTCACTATGTCTATAGATACTTATCCTGAATATGAAAGTTTTATGGCGTATGAATTTAGATCTGAAAAAATGAATAATAAGATTAAGTTGAAAGTGATTGAGTGCACATATCATAGTTTTACATAA
- a CDS encoding mannosyltransferase OCH1-like enzyme (product_source=COG3774; cog=COG3774; pfam=PF04488; superfamily=53448; transmembrane_helix_parts=Outside_1_231,TMhelix_232_251,Inside_252_267), giving the protein MIPKKIHYLWLSEEKPQNIIDGLQTWKEHLKDYEIIEWNKTNFPYNDFIWTREALSVQKWAFVTDFFRLWVLKNYGGIYLDADIVVRNNFDAFLHHKMFISTEFTEQLGPHAIGAEKGHPFISKCLEYYNDRHFIVDGKNDELTIPRIMTKLFMQEYNYKGKIASFDGTPLEFDNLTIYNDTFFTINIYDGNNICYHNYMGSWTDKKHSVNKSIVDYCSRRFFARDMYIKDGIAKYIIPFMPCFLVKWYYNRRMTLKNIKRITSIKI; this is encoded by the coding sequence ATGATACCTAAGAAGATACATTATTTATGGCTTTCGGAGGAAAAACCTCAGAACATCATTGATGGTCTACAAACCTGGAAAGAGCATCTTAAAGATTACGAAATAATAGAATGGAATAAAACAAACTTTCCATACAACGACTTTATTTGGACAAGAGAAGCTTTATCTGTTCAGAAATGGGCTTTCGTAACCGACTTCTTTAGGTTATGGGTATTAAAGAATTATGGTGGAATATATTTAGATGCCGATATTGTTGTACGCAACAACTTTGATGCCTTCCTACATCATAAAATGTTTATTAGTACCGAATTTACCGAACAATTAGGTCCTCACGCCATTGGAGCTGAAAAAGGACACCCTTTTATATCTAAATGTTTAGAATATTACAACGACCGACATTTTATTGTTGATGGTAAAAATGACGAGCTAACTATTCCTCGTATAATGACAAAGTTGTTTATGCAAGAATATAACTACAAGGGCAAAATAGCTTCTTTCGATGGCACTCCATTAGAGTTTGACAACCTAACCATTTACAATGATACTTTTTTCACAATTAACATATACGATGGAAACAATATTTGCTATCATAATTATATGGGATCGTGGACAGACAAAAAACATTCTGTAAATAAATCAATAGTAGATTATTGTTCTCGCAGATTCTTTGCTCGTGATATGTACATCAAAGACGGAATAGCTAAGTATATTATTCCCTTTATGCCGTGTTTTCTTGTTAAATGGTATTACAACCGCAGAATGACTCTGAAAAACATCAAAAGGATTACGTCTATAAAAATATAA